The Cicer arietinum cultivar CDC Frontier isolate Library 1 chromosome 1, Cicar.CDCFrontier_v2.0, whole genome shotgun sequence genome contains the following window.
agattctttttttttaatcagctacaaaattttcaaatttaaaacacaaattgaaTTGAACAGAAAGGTGTTGTAACTTACCCTAATTGCATTGTTGGCGAGCTCAGGAGGAAGTGCAGTTTGAAGGGAAGGCATTTTCGAAACTAATTAACATTCgaaattaaaactgaaaataaGGAACTTCTGATAGACAATTCATCGAACAGTTTCGAGGCAAAATGGAAAAAAGGGTTAAACGGAAAAGATAGACGAAACCCATTATAAGAATAATGGATTGGGATGATGTGCAGTTACCTGATTCTGATATCAATTTCTGAGTCCGTCGCAGGGGGAGAGAGAGTGTGTGTCCACAGTCCACTACTGGCTAGCACAGAAAAGAAGACAAACGAACACGACGAGCGTTTTGGCTTGAACCGGGTCAAACGACTCGCGTTTTTATTAGTTTGGTGCTTCTaaatttttctgtttttcctTTTTGGCAAAACTTAACAAAAGACTTCGCCCAATTCAAGTTGGTCTATTAACATCTACTTTTGCACATTAATCTGATTAATCACCTATAAAAATATAGCTAATTCATTtcaataaatgattaatttgaataacattaaaaatatagttttaattgaattattaattataatttttattgtgatctaaattaataatttattcaactgaattaatcatatttttgcATACCATTGATCAAGTATAGTAGATGTGTGAAAAAATAGTTGTctatgaattatttttgtacTACTTTATATGAAATTTATGTAAGTACTACTCTCATGGTTTCAAAATAAGGGTGTTTCACactaattaaaaagaaaaggcaAAAACACTTCCTCGTGTGCTTCTTAACTTAATGTattttatgtgattaaaataaattttgagaaaatgaTAGATTTGAGGAAATCATGACtaattatgaattttataaGTAAAGAACTAGATCAAAAACATTTAAAGAAATGTACTTAAGTATTACACTTAAAAAAAACTACGAGtaaatagatattttaattattaaaattgttagtTTAAGTCAACTTAATCTTCAAATTTATGAAATGATAATTTAGCtccttaaattaaaaaatatcaattaatttagtcatattttaaaattttataccacaattttaaaagttttatataaaatttaatacaacAAATGACTATTTTTTAGtcaatatgtatatattttattggtttcaatgaaaaatactaaattattgatattttcaGTTTAAGAgactaaatttatatttcacaTATTTAAGAGATTAATTGATCGAATCTTACAATTTAGAAAATCAATTGATATATCATGTGTCAAAATTTGTTAACCAccaattttactttatttaccTTAAATTTAACGTGATTGACCTCAATTTTCTTGTATTAAACTACATGCAAATTTGATCTCAAGAAAATAATGAACAATCATGTTCACATTTGTGGTTAATATACATTAATGGTTAATAACTTATGACATCTAATGTGTACATTAACTATCTACTTATTAATCACTTATTTAAACTGTCTTAACCATTGTTCAATTTCAattgttcaacacaaaattGCATTAACCACTTAAGTTATTTGACATCATTACTtataaacaacacaaaactgAGACATGAGCTGATTTTTgaaatcttatatataaaaaaccaATCAAGCTATTACAATGTAGGTCCCAAAATAGACTATATTCTATATTTCATCACACAATACGGGAGTAACATACCCCAAATAGGGACGAATCCTAAATACTACATACATAATACTAGGCCACAAACACAACCCTTAAACAATCTCTCTATACATGTACTATATGATATACCTtccatatatatattactagGCTACCAGCAACTATAATATAAAGCAAATGTAATTGTAACTTCAATATAACAATTTTAGAAAGTTCTGCAATGGTATCACAACCACATTAATTGTAGCTGCATCCGTCACAATCTCCACATTTTACCAACGTAACTATaactgcaatttaaaaccataaCATCTCAAGCGCATTCGTATTCAGAGGACTCGACAACTGTCTCGGGTTCACCTTCTCTCAAACAATCAAGTGGAGGTATAGTCATAGTCTCTTGTCTTCCATAAGCATTCCAACAAAAAGGGTCATCTAACAATGCCCCTTCATAAGGCAAAAGCTCAACATCAGAGAGTGTTATGTTGGTGCAAGCAACACTATCACTACAAGCAAAGTGTATAGGAGGTGTTCTAACATCATAAGTACCCTTTATGTTTTTGTAGGACACATTGTTTACATATACAGCTGATGTTTGATTTGTACACTCTTTTGATAAACAATAGTATTGGTCTATGATGATGCAGTTTCTGACATTCTCCATTTGGATGTTCTCAAATGTTAAGTCTGTTACTGAGCCTGTTCCACCCTGCCATGTCTTGATCCTTAGTCCATTGTCTGATTCTTTTATGATTGAATTGCGAACTGTTAAGTTTGAGACACATGCACGGGAATTGTGTACTCCTAGGCTTCCAATGCTGTGGAAATCACCATAGTAAGCTTTTAATTACTTGTAACATAAAAGCTTGgtatataaacttttaattaCTTGTAGCATAGTAATTAGTAAGCTTCTCATGTCTAACCAAGTAAGTGTATGTTTTGTTCCAATGAAATTGATTTTCgaagtatataattaattttgacatgattgGTTATTGTAGGGTATAATTAATTTGcctttaaaattgattttaatttgaaagGGAGATTTGTAATTTTTCACCCATAACATGATTTTTAAGCTCAACAGGGACGAAAATATGTCAGATCGACGAGAGATGCATACGACCTAGTTTAAAGTTTAAGTCAGGTCaaacttttttaaacaaataaggTCAACATTTCTTAAAAAATCTATTTAGTTAACTAAATGAGACTACAtatcacataaattttttttagatctGTCAAGacgacatatttaaataaatataaataatatttttttattactactataattattatatctaaTTGTGATCTTTTTTATTAGATATTgaattttttagtaatttaaacatattaatcttctttagtttttgatatattcaaatgtattattataaaagagAATTGGAATAAGATatatataaagtcatattctttaaaatgtctgtgaaatattaaaatagaacttaatttttttgacatGTTAACTTGTTAGTATATTCAAAGATATGTATGCTTATTTACTGTTAAAATAAAATGgtttttaaatagactaacaAATCATACCAGACTTCCATCAAGACTAAGTTCAGACTTAAAAAGTAAGTCTACGACAAGCTACATACAAGACTTAtgacttaattttttttgacaggTCATCTCAAGGCTCGCATATATCTATTTATACGatgataaaaattgattttgaattttattttacttaaaatttgattgaataataaatttgagaCTAAAAATCAATTACAGAGATAAAAGCTCAAACTTTTAGTTACAAGTCGGTTAACATCTATTTTTGAAAGCAAAATCATTCTCGATCACATCTAAACATATCAAAAATCAACTATACatctcaaaaatcaaattttcctCACCCAAAATTAAAACCAAAGTTACTCTAACTAATTTGGGTGGGCATTTGGTTAACATAATTTTAAGTAGAATTGAGTTTGTAAAAGtgaaataatttatgttttgcAGTTTTTTATTCTAAAAGCAAGTTTGGTACAAAAAGTGTAAATTTTTCAACTAAATCTAGATTTTATCGTTCCTGATCAAATTGAGCTTGACATAAACCAAACACATGTAATTTTACAAAAGTAGTTATACATTAGATacgataaaataaaagtatacaTATTAGAATGAAAATCTTAATGCAATTTTTACATCAAATGTgttattaaaatagaattatttgaaCATAAATCACTTTTCTTCCTACTCAATTTTGCAACGTCTTTCAAAGTCATGTCCAATAATTAGTTCCCCAAAAAGACACTAAGGTAATAGATTGGTATCCAAGAGCAGAGGACAAAACAGAGATGAAGAATAGAAACTACTGTCATATTAATGATTGGCAGTTTGAAATTCCCAACCGATAAAGTAAAATAGTCACATAAATCTCtaaaagaacaaaataattCCTGTGATCATTTGAACTTAGAAAAGTTTCAATTTCAAACACAATTTtaccattatttatttattttagttgaatttttattttttttttgcttagttttaaactatttttttgttttataaaaaaaaatctatcttTAGAGACACCTTCAAGAGTTATTACACTCACGCTATAGGATAAAGTcacttttcattatttttttggcTTTTGAAATGGTTCTTGGAGCACAGAAATTGGGTATATTATTATATGAAAAACATCAACAaagtttttttcttatttttattttatttgtatattaatcataattatttggTAGTTAGCAACccactttaactaaaataacAGAAACTATGTGACATACCTAATTCCGTGGGTAGGAGCACAAGTAACACCCTCCACATTCACATCTGAGCACCCAGGACCAATTGAAATGCAGTCATCacctatattaaaaaaatatatattatatttttctaaaatactcatatgataagacataaataaataacatagaacaaagtttccatattattattattattattattattattattattattattattatttatttaccaTTGCTTATCAAGGAATTATAAATTCCAACATCCCTTGTGTTTCCTAAGTGGATCCCATCAGTATTGGGACTAAGTTTAGGTGCAGAAATGGACAATTTATCGATGAGTACTCCTTCACAACCATCAAATTTCACATGGAATTGAGGACTATTTTGTATTTTCAACCCACTTAGCACCAAATTTGAGCTCATGAAGAACCTTATCatctataaaacaaaaataaaaaaattataagacattttataagaagaaaaaaaaaacagttaaaTAATTGTTAAGCTAAAATGTAAATAAGTACTCCCGTGTGATATTTAGTTAATTAcgtaaaaattataattaattcaattaaataaatgattaattcaAATTAGTgaaattatagtaaaaaatatgattagttatattatataattaatcaaaattttcaataattaactAGAGGTAGCATGTGTAAGAAAAAGTGTGTTTctataaaacattttttatagtCTAATTTACTCACCGTAGGGCTCTCACATGGTCCTGATATAGAGTTTCCATTAGGACCCTGAAATgcccaaaaaaaattacaagaattTAATTCTATTTCATTCAACATTAGAtagataaatacaaaaaaaaaatggtgtgaatgttaatgaattaaattattattacccTGTGAGGTTTGCAAGGAAGATCCCACCATTGTTCTCCATTGCCTTCAATAGTTCCTGTTCCATTTAGAGTCATTTGATCAAGTCTATAAAACACAAGCCATTGATTTCGACTATCTTTCTCAGGCCAACAATCTGGTCCATCTGGTGCCATCAAAGTACCATCTATCTGTATACATTTTAACCTTGTTACTTAATTATATAGGAAATTAAATGCTTCTAAATTGCAATATGTAGTTACAATTGCGACCGCAACGTGATGGATTTTGTTGAGTATGATCCATAGTTAATAGTTATTCTCTTTcaccttaaatataaaaatatagccAAATTTATCACCGCAACAGCAATTTAGAACCATACATACATGTTTGTAGCATTATTTAGTGATTAACAAGGAAATTGAACAAACATTCTTACTTGAAATACAAGTCCTGGTTTGCATGGACCTGAAAAGATAGTAGAAGTAATCTTAAAACAGTAATTTTGAGGAGCAAAAAGAACTCCTGAATCAACTGAACAAGCAGCTTTCCAAGCTGCTCTAAATGCAGCTGTATCATCAGCTTCACCATCTCCAACAGCTCCAAAAGACCTCACATCAAAAATGCATTCAGAAGAAGGTGATTCACCAGGATCATTTGGATATGGATCAGAAGGAACACTAGGAGGTGTAGGAGATTGAATAGGGGGTGAAGGTTCACTTGGTGCAGGGgaaattttcttttgtttcttgTGATGGTGGTATCTTCCTTCCACATTACTCAAATTATGTATCAAAAGTGTCATTGTAATAATCCATAGGATAAAAAATCTATGAATTAGACTCATCATGAGCTTTTTTTGTAACAATGTTGAATCACAAGTTTGCTTCAAAGATGATATATATCTGTGAAAAGAAGATACAAAATGGCTagctttaaaatttagaattctAATATTGCAAATTAATGAAAGAGATTTGAAGTAATTTTCACAAGATACAAAGGAAATTGGTCTAGTAAGATTATTATGAAGCAAAAGGTTCTTatatttatactaaaaaaaaaattaaatttgtatgaTGGGTAAGGAATATGTTCCTCAAACATAAGTTTGACACGTGTTTATTTCTGGTTGATCAAAAGTATAGGTGTCTTAAGGAAACAGTTGGAGGTTTTTAAAGAGACAATTTTTTAGGTCGATTTTTTTTAGTGACCTTGGCATGGTGTCTTTGTTTTTCAACCTCATTTTTATTATCCACTTTTTACTTTTACATTTACATTgtagttataaattatattgaGTTAAATTATACTCTCTGAATATAAGcaatagcaaaaaaaaaaaaaaaagttactgTATTGAAATGCatcaaaattttttttactcactttAAAGAGAGTTTGATTCATTTGTTCTATTCTAATTTGTTGGACATTGTGTACAGCTAATTTCCtcttttgtaatttttgaacATGTTTTCAGAAACCACATACTGAACAATTTTCATGTGAATGCT
Protein-coding sequences here:
- the LOC101489863 gene encoding polygalacturonase At1g48100-like, which encodes MLKCFHIKIFTLLYKTPFIIHIFCNGSYRHHTHILSTALDYYGIELREIQEITNKKIYPHSSLFIRYISSLKQTCDSTLLQKKLMMSLIHRFFILWIITMTLLIHNLSNVEGRYHHHKKQKKISPAPSEPSPPIQSPTPPSVPSDPYPNDPGESPSSECIFDVRSFGAVGDGEADDTAAFRAAWKAACSVDSGVLFAPQNYCFKITSTIFSGPCKPGLVFQIDGTLMAPDGPDCWPEKDSRNQWLVFYRLDQMTLNGTGTIEGNGEQWWDLPCKPHRGPNGNSISGPCESPTMIRFFMSSNLVLSGLKIQNSPQFHVKFDGCEGVLIDKLSISAPKLSPNTDGIHLGNTRDVGIYNSLISNGDDCISIGPGCSDVNVEGVTCAPTHGISIGSLGVHNSRACVSNLTVRNSIIKESDNGLRIKTWQGGTGSVTDLTFENIQMENVRNCIIIDQYYCLSKECTNQTSAVYVNNVSYKNIKGTYDVRTPPIHFACSDSVACTNITLSDVELLPYEGALLDDPFCWNAYGRQETMTIPPLDCLREGEPETVVESSEYECA